The DNA sequence AAGACTGCCATAAATAGACTTGCCATAGAAAGCAATCATTTTCGGGATTTTGTTTTGTATAGAGAAGAGGGCCAAGATGATTAACATATAAGCGTAATGAAAAGTGTTATAGAGCTTCATGCTGTTGAGAGTAATATAGCTGAAGCACGAAATAGTGATCACTGACTTCTCCAGAGGCTTGTTCACCGTGTTACGCTTAAGTTTGAGTGCAAGAAGTCACATGTTAATATCAACTTTATTGGCCATGTGGGCCTATGGAAAAAGCCCTGGTTGGGAACAATTTCCATACGGGAGTTGGAGTGATGTATGTAGCCCAACTTATGGAGTAGCTAATGACTCTCAGTTCTTAAGGCAACGGTCAAGGAACATGTTTTTGGAAGAGTGGGTTGTTCCTCTTAGTTTCATAAATGTTGTTTCCTAGATAACCATGGTTGTAGGACTGGTGTAGGGTAGAAGGATTCATGATGCGCGACTATTATTTTTTGTCAAAATGCTTGAAGAAAATGTGTGAGTAGAAGCATAGGGAAAGTTTGCAAGGCATTTGAGCAAAGGGGATATAATGAAACTATATTTATTTTTGATCTTGGAACATTTGATGTTTTAGTGTTCAAGGTTGGAGATGATGTGTTCAAGGGTTCTTCTCTAGATGGAGGAGTTTATTTTGTACCTTCTGAAAGAAGTGTTTCTGGTTGTGGTTTGATGGGCGAGTTTGTGTCTAAGAAATTAGTAAGAGAAGACGTTTTTGactttgatttgatttggagaagATTAATCTAGATTGTTCTCAAACAAAGTTTGGTGAAGCTAAAATCTTGCTTGCTGGTTGTAttaggagtttagaaatggaagcAGGGATGTCACACTGCATGGTTGTACCGATTGGCCTTcacaagggagattgttgggaatgtgaagcccaatggtcacatgaccattcacaTTTTCCCAACTCTTGGTCTCATAGCCGAGTGTGATAGTATAAACGGTTGTGTGCAGTCCATGTATGATGTAGATTGGATAACAATTAATAAAGAGTTTTTCCTTGCTTGAGAGTGGACATAAGTTTTATGGtgaaacactataaatttgtgtctCGTGTTTTTTGTtgtattattttctttctttgttttgtgtttattatatgTTCTCTCTCTGCTTGTTTTAATTTAACACTCCTTCGATTTAAAATTTGAAACTGGAGAGTACAAGCAACACATTTGAAACTTGCTCCAACTGTATATTTaatatcaattttcaaaatttaataatcaTGAATTATATTTCCTTTGTTCCTATATTCTTTAGTACTACCTAATCATCTCAGAGACAAGGTGGATTGTAATTTATTGATTGTAAGAATTCTGTATTTGGTAAAGATGACAAATATTGTTCATTTTCATGACGGAATAAATATATGCTTACCATAAATGGTTGGAGAGCATTCATAAACTCTAATGTTGGGATTATATGttctaattataaaatataaacaatttatCGTTACTCGCCTATGATTTAATACAATAAAGAATACAGAATCTAGGGGAGATCATCAAATTCAATCGATGACAAAAtccaattattttttaataatgccGGCCTATAGATATACCTGCTCCATCTCATGTTTCAATAAAATTCTTTTCCTTTTAACATTAATGCCAACTCAATTTACAGTATTATACTCCAATtacaacaataatatttttttagcAGACTTATTATAAGTTTTGACATATATTGTATAAATAACGTTAAACAAAAAAATCAGTGAAGTCCATTCGAACACTGTAGGTATTTAATATGCTGGTAAGGTAAAAGCGGAATGTTCGATATATGCAACAGCTATATGATATCGAGTAAGAGACAAAAGTTTTCAGGCGTGGGTACCTTCTCAAAATGATGTTTCATCCATTATATTTTGGCTAAGAAGATTATTACATCTTTGCTGTTCTGGAGAGGGGTGTAGAGCTCAGCTCAGCCATGGTTCCTCACGCTCTTCTCGTTGCTTTTCCTTTACAGGGTCACATTAATCCCATGATGCAGCTCGCCTGGAAGCTCGTCTCTCATGGATTCCTTGTCACTTTCCTCAACTCCGACAGCAATCATAATCGCATACTCAAAGCCAACACTCCAAATTCTTTGCATGATAACATCCGAATGATATCCGTTCCCTTTGAATTCCCTGTTATGGATACTCTGGAAGGCATTGCAAATGGCATGGAGGCGTTGGGAAAGGACATGGGGCCTTCTGTAATTGATAGAGTAGTTCGGGAAATAAATGCtagaaatgaagaaaacaagcTCACCTGTATAATTGCAGACGCCTGGATGTGCTTTGGCTTACAGTCGGTGGCTACGCTCCATAAAATTCCCCTCGCCGCTTTCCACACTGCTCTCACTTCATTTTTTGCCATCTACTACTTTAGTCCCAGTCTGGTCTCGCTTGGCATCCTTGCTTCGGATGGTAACATATAATAATACACTTTCAATCTATTTTAGTTTCTATTTCATGATGTAAATGACAAATTAAAACTTTTTTCATCTTTGTGGGTTTTGTGTTGAAGGAACTCCAAAGAAAGATAAAACAGTAAAATTTCATTCCTCCATGCCGGCGCTGCATTCGGGAGATCTTCCGTGGTTGTGGGCAGGCGAATACATGTTTAGAAAAGGGATTCGTATGGCAGAGGAAGTCAAACACATCAAATGGGTCCTCTTCAATTCATTCTTAGAGATCGAAGTTCCATTAGTCGAAACGTTGTCCAAAGAAGTGGGAGTGTATCCAATAGGTCCTCTAATTCCTCCCGAGTTTCTCCATAGCAGGACAAGCACAAaggtcctcccaagcttctggaaAAATGACACAGAATGTTTACAGTGGTTAGATAAACACTATGCCCACTCTGTGATATACATATCTTTTGGAAGTATTACAGTTCTGAGTGAAAAGCAAGTGGAAGAGCTTGCTATGGGAATGGAGGCAACCCGGAGACCATTTCTGTGGCTTTTGCGCCCCGATCTGATGAAAGGAAGCGAAGCTATTTTACCTGCAGATTTCTTGGAGCGTGTGAGAGATAGGGGTTGCATAGTTTCGTGGGCCCCACAGTTAGAGGTGTTATCTCATCCTTCCATAGCCTGTTTTGTGACTCACTGTGGATGGAACTCTGTGCAGGAAAGCATCACCATTGGCGTGCCCATGCTTTGTTGGCCTTATTTTGCAGACCAGTTTCTTAACCGCACATATGTTATTGATGTGTGGAAATTGGGTTTACCATTAAATGCGAATAGCGAAGGAATTATAGAGAAGGGAGAGTTTGTAAAAGGCTTAGAGATTTTGCTGGAATCGGAACAAGGCCTTGAAATAAGAGAGGAAGCTAGAAAATTGAAGATAATTGCTTTTTGGAGCCATTGTTTTGTTTCAGGTCTTTCATTATCGTGCAGAGAGGGACCCTGTTTTGTTTCATTTTGTCTCTTGTGTCCTACTTCCACATAATAGGTTATGTCATCCATGCTGTTCCAAAAACGCTCTTTCTTGTTCAACAACCTGTTGTAAAATCTAAACAATGTTGTGTTAAAGTCTATTTTATTAGAAATAGAACTTCACCATGTTTTCATTTTGCTAAACTCTTCAGGTAGATAGTGCAGGGTGTATTAATTAATAATACAATTGTGTTTTAATATTGTTGTTGGATTGAGTATTGTATATAGATATAGAtggtataaaataaaaaatttttattttataaataatataattcaatGATAAGGCATGGAGAAActttaaatttcaattttattcaGTAAttcgattttcaattttttttaatatcagtAATAAATTAAATGTTAAAACTTTAATGTTGAAAGCATAATCTTATAAATTGTAGCAATATCAGATTCAtcaaattataatgcaataaatCATTCAtatgttgtaaaaaaaaaaaaaataataattagattTAAAAGTGATGCAAATGACTCTTTAAACTTAGGAGCTGACTGCCAGCACACATTTAGTTCTTTTGATTATGTTTAGTAGTAGATTTTAGTGAGTTAGACTGTTAGGTATCGCGACAACATGGATTCTAAAAATAGAGAGTTAGAGTCTGATGAGGAGTAATTATCTTTGAGAGAAATGAAAGGATATATTAGGTTGCAGATTTGTAACTTGAGGGAAGGAGGAAGATAGGAGAATTGGGCTTTTGAGTGATGAAAATATTTTCTCGGTTAATGGAAATATATCTTGTGTATTCTCTTTGCTATTTTCTAAGTGCTCTTATTTGTACTCAATTAACCCCTTGTTAATAACATTATCTATCTATTTCCTTCTATAGTTGTTTTTTGTGAGTAATAATAAAGAATCTTGAATGTTTCTCAAGTTTCTGTCTTTGTGTATTGGAAAAGTTAGATTTAAAAGTTTGTGCTGAGCTAGGTGTCTGTATTAGTTTGATATCAGAGCAAATTTATCTTGAGCATGTGAGGCATTGTTCTATATAGCAGTTCTTTTCTCTGTGTTTCTCCATTTCTTGTGAAGCCATCCCTTTATTTTTTATACATATAATGCATAATTTATGAAAATGATGAAAGATTGGTTGTAAAAGAGGAATGTTAGCAGCTTTGTTCATTCCATTGAGGAGGATATAATATATGGGTTTTGGCCTTGGGTAGCAACTCATTATGTAATCTTTGTCATTGGTTTAAGCTTTATATTTCAAGTTTATCTATAGATGTTGCTGTTCTCAATAGTCTCCATTACTTGAAATTTAAGGTCTTGAATATCTCTGGTGACATGAGAACCCATAAAGTTGTATAGAGTTAGAGGAGTTTGAGTATAGCCAAATGGATGGGGAAGGAGAAAAAAAAATAGAGTAGAACCTTGAAAAATGTAATTAGCCTATGGAGTAAGGGAAAAATGACTATTTACATATTTAGACGAGGCCCCTAAGTGTCAAAGTTTTTGTCACAATTTAGAAGACATCCCATGTCGAGAGAAACCATAAAATCAATGTTTAAGAAGAACAAGGGAGATGCAAATTTTATGAGAAATGTTTATCACCTATCTAAACAAATAATGTAGTGTTGTGATGAGTTGCCTTATGGTAGAAGTGAGAGTTGATATGAAGCAAGGTGTATCTGTGTACTTGAACTTTGGTTGTAAATTCAAATATTGAATGGTATCATTATGTGGAAGAGATGATTAAGTTGGCTATAAAGTCAAATATGTAATGGTATCATGACAAGTTCCAAGCTTCCAATCCTAAGCAATTCAAATATTCCTCAAAACTCCTCAAACTTTTCAATCCACCTATCCTAAAATCTCCACATTCTATAAAATCTCAAAAGTAGTCCATAGAAATGCAACAATCCTTATCCATGCAATCTATTAACCCAGTCCTCATATTGTTCTCAAAATTAATAACATAATCCTCACATTATTTTTGGACTTATCCTTCCC is a window from the Cryptomeria japonica unplaced genomic scaffold, Sugi_1.0 HiC_scaffold_201, whole genome shotgun sequence genome containing:
- the LOC131868267 gene encoding UDP-glycosyltransferase 85A2-like codes for the protein MVPHALLVAFPLQGHINPMMQLAWKLVSHGFLVTFLNSDSNHNRILKANTPNSLHDNIRMISVPFEFPVMDTLEGIANGMEALGKDMGPSVIDRVVREINARNEENKLTCIIADAWMCFGLQSVATLHKIPLAAFHTALTSFFAIYYFSPSLVSLGILASDGTPKKDKTVKFHSSMPALHSGDLPWLWAGEYMFRKGIRMAEEVKHIKWVLFNSFLEIEVPLVETLSKEVGVYPIGPLIPPEFLHSRTSTKVLPSFWKNDTECLQWLDKHYAHSVIYISFGSITVLSEKQVEELAMGMEATRRPFLWLLRPDLMKGSEAILPADFLERVRDRGCIVSWAPQLEVLSHPSIACFVTHCGWNSVQESITIGVPMLCWPYFADQFLNRTYVIDVWKLGLPLNANSEGIIEKGEFVKGLEILLESEQGLEIREEARKLKIIAFWSHCFVSGLSLSCREGPCFVSFCLLCPTST